The proteins below are encoded in one region of Bacteroides uniformis:
- a CDS encoding RagB/SusD family nutrient uptake outer membrane protein encodes MKLINFIIKSMCGFSILISFASCDDFLDRDPSDRITEEEVFQKIQTAEEYLNNAYTFLPDFQTCTEDLGGRYKLGGGTDEIGYQQTAGVTQTPYDFNNGNWNAAQFPMQRSWTDFYACIRRANVFMSNYDLIPDEVSTGGTSNRKQRLLGEAYGLRAFYYFQLFTMWGGVPIVDKPIDLGETTGTTLTRASASEIVDFILQDLETAASMLPANHDESQLGRFTQTIAKALASRLTLYYASQYWNPENDITKWQTAASTAKAAIDYAEQNGYRLADNYADIFSATVNPEVIWCKNSGGSECVWWNWYGFPLGYGGWYVDGPLQEMVDSYEMAATGEIPVLGYDENDNQIINLKSGYDPVHPFEGRDPRFYVSILYHGAQWQGRAVDVSPTGLDNINIGGVPRVNYFTRKYLWEQHNLTTGSGNSYRRFAIIRLAELYLNYAEALNEAEGPTAEVYNAVNKIRRRAQLLDLPANLTKDEMRNKIRQERRVELAFENHRFWDVRRWKIAEIVDNKKVHKITVNADGTYSYPVFQNRVFDKAKHYLFPIPQSEIDKNRNLVQNPGWN; translated from the coding sequence ATGAAACTTATTAATTTTATTATAAAAAGCATGTGCGGATTTTCTATTTTAATTTCATTTGCTTCATGTGATGATTTTCTTGATAGAGATCCTAGTGACCGTATTACTGAGGAGGAAGTTTTTCAGAAAATACAAACTGCTGAAGAATACTTAAACAATGCTTATACATTTTTACCGGACTTCCAAACTTGTACAGAAGATTTGGGAGGACGCTATAAGTTAGGAGGCGGTACAGATGAAATCGGATATCAACAGACTGCTGGCGTTACGCAAACCCCCTATGATTTTAACAATGGGAACTGGAATGCGGCTCAATTTCCTATGCAACGTTCTTGGACTGATTTTTATGCTTGTATCAGACGTGCTAATGTTTTTATGAGTAATTATGATTTGATTCCTGATGAAGTTTCTACCGGCGGTACAAGTAACAGAAAGCAACGTTTGTTAGGAGAAGCTTATGGCCTGAGGGCATTTTACTATTTTCAGCTGTTTACCATGTGGGGTGGTGTACCTATAGTTGATAAACCTATTGATTTAGGAGAAACTACTGGTACGACTTTGACACGAGCTTCTGCTAGTGAAATAGTGGATTTTATTCTTCAAGATCTTGAAACGGCTGCTAGTATGTTACCGGCGAATCATGATGAAAGCCAATTGGGACGTTTTACTCAAACGATAGCAAAAGCTTTGGCTTCAAGGCTGACATTATATTATGCAAGTCAGTATTGGAATCCAGAAAATGACATTACAAAATGGCAAACGGCTGCAAGTACTGCAAAAGCTGCTATTGATTATGCTGAACAAAATGGTTATCGTTTGGCTGATAATTACGCTGATATTTTTTCTGCAACGGTTAATCCGGAAGTCATTTGGTGCAAAAACTCTGGTGGAAGTGAATGTGTTTGGTGGAATTGGTATGGTTTTCCTTTAGGATATGGAGGATGGTATGTAGATGGCCCTTTGCAGGAAATGGTAGATTCTTATGAGATGGCTGCAACAGGCGAGATCCCAGTATTAGGTTATGATGAGAATGATAACCAGATTATTAATCTGAAATCTGGATATGATCCAGTACATCCATTTGAAGGTAGAGATCCACGTTTTTATGTAAGTATCCTCTATCATGGGGCTCAATGGCAGGGAAGAGCGGTTGATGTATCTCCAACTGGACTAGATAATATTAATATAGGTGGTGTACCACGAGTTAATTATTTTACAAGAAAGTATTTATGGGAGCAACATAATTTGACGACTGGATCGGGGAATTCGTATCGAAGATTTGCAATTATTCGATTGGCAGAGCTTTATCTTAATTATGCGGAAGCACTGAATGAAGCAGAAGGCCCAACAGCAGAAGTCTATAATGCAGTTAATAAGATTCGTAGACGTGCTCAATTACTTGATTTACCGGCAAATCTGACTAAAGATGAGATGAGGAATAAGATCAGACAAGAAAGGCGTGTGGAACTGGCATTTGAAAATCACAGATTTTGGGATGTTAGACGTTGGAAAATTGCAGAAATAGTTGATAATAAAAAGGTGCATAAGATAACGGTAAATGCAGATGGAACATATAGTTATCCAGTATTTCAAAACCGTGTATTTGATAAGGCTAAACATTATTTATTTCCTATTCCTCAGTCTGAAATAGATAAAAATCGTAACTTAGTTCAGAATCCAGGATGGAATTAA